The Cryomorphaceae bacterium 1068 region GGTGGGGAAGGATACTTGTATTTGCTTTTTTGTGGGATATTGCTTTTTCAGTGTTTGTACGTACTCATCCAGTGGTATTTGGTAAGGAGGAGAGTATACTTTTACTATGTCCTGTATATTTTCTCAGTGTTTTGCTACTACTACTTACGCTTTAGTGCCTTTTACTCAGAAAACAAGGCATGGGCCGTTGTGGATGCAGCGGACATGCATAATTTCAATCACGTTTTATTAATCATCCCATCTGTTTTTTATGTCCTGTTTGCAAGTTCATTTGTGGATTTGCGAACTCGCGACAGAAAACTTTACCGACACCTCAACTTCCTGATATTTATCTTGACTCTGTGCGTGATAGCACAGTTTTTACTTCTGTACATTCCGAATGATTACGATAAATTGACACCGGTGACTATCGCGCTCATCGTGCAAATCCCTTTCAATGTTTATGCTTTAATCCGCATTGCTCGACAAAGAAGACGAACGGCTTGGTTTCTGGTGATCGGAAGCTCTGTGGCATTCCTGTCCCATCTTCTTGCGAATATGTTACCTCTTGTTTTTGATAGTTCGGGTATGATACTAACACCTCTCGAAATCACTATGACCGGAGTGATAATAGAAGTGATCGTATTTAATAGCGGTCTGCTTTTTAAAGCAAAGGAAGCTGACTTGGAAAGAATTGAAGCTCAAAACTCTTACATCCGTGAACTTAAAAGCAGACAATCAATCCAAACGGAGTACTCTGAGGTGCGAGATAAAATCAGCAGTGATCTGCATGATGATGTAGGCAGTTCATTAAGTAGCATTGGTATTTACAGTTATGCAGCCAAAGAAAATTTGAACGCTGGAAAGACGGATCAGGCTGCAGAGTTGCTAAAGAATATTCAGCGAAGTGCTGAAGAAACTTTGAACGCAATGAGTGATTTGGTTTGGGCTACAAATCCGAGAAACGATTCCAACGATAAACTGATAGAACGAATACGCTCTTTTGGGTATGAAATCCTTAGTGCGCGAGAATGTGTTTTCAAAGTTCAAGTTGATGATGATTTTTATCAAACCGCGTTGAATCAAGCCCAGCGTAAGAACTTGTTACTTATTTTGAAAGAGGCCATCAATAATTCTGCGAAATATTCTCATGCTACTCTAGTGGAGCTTAAAATTTCTGTCCTATCGAATTCATTTTCAGTCGTGATTTCAGACAATGGCGTTGGCTTCGATTTACAATCTTCTTCGCACGGGAATGGAATGAATACGATGAGAAAAAGAAGTACCGAACTCGGAGGTACCTTTGAGATTCGTTCTGCAAGCTCAGGGACTGAGATTAAAGTTCACATAGAGAAATAAAAAAGG contains the following coding sequences:
- a CDS encoding histidine kinase, yielding MASEISCFIDHEGDLTLDEVLEMSFDNSLEEASEYIAKQNMKRQFWFRFSIEAVDSITDPIAVSVLSYSRVSVFVRSGGETIREQKVGSEDIGNYYFEDYNQRVVPVLFSGNSSEIIVAIRNNSKISKTRLFYARIATHKYFDELKMKYRPSKGGEGYLYLLFCGILLFQCLYVLIQWYLVRRRVYFYYVLYIFSVFCYYYLRFSAFYSENKAWAVVDAADMHNFNHVLLIIPSVFYVLFASSFVDLRTRDRKLYRHLNFLIFILTLCVIAQFLLLYIPNDYDKLTPVTIALIVQIPFNVYALIRIARQRRRTAWFLVIGSSVAFLSHLLANMLPLVFDSSGMILTPLEITMTGVIIEVIVFNSGLLFKAKEADLERIEAQNSYIRELKSRQSIQTEYSEVRDKISSDLHDDVGSSLSSIGIYSYAAKENLNAGKTDQAAELLKNIQRSAEETLNAMSDLVWATNPRNDSNDKLIERIRSFGYEILSARECVFKVQVDDDFYQTALNQAQRKNLLLILKEAINNSAKYSHATLVELKISVLSNSFSVVISDNGVGFDLQSSSHGNGMNTMRKRSTELGGTFEIRSASSGTEIKVHIEK